The following proteins come from a genomic window of Stigmatopora nigra isolate UIUO_SnigA chromosome 9, RoL_Snig_1.1, whole genome shotgun sequence:
- the eif4g1a gene encoding eukaryotic translation initiation factor 4 gamma 1a isoform X3 has protein sequence MNKPPQPITGPPSVPNPAPSPGLTQATYGPGQPQSLVFATPPPQMNSAPQPRQFAAGPRTLHQQGYYSNRPALATSAPRVQTSSGPRSVGPTHVYPAGSQMMMIPQQQLSFASSPQGYFLPGQYRAPYMPPTQPYPVTSGTAAYYAGTSPAEYPGFEPSLAARERRGGGGRGGGRENGRLSLHGAPLTSQRYPAGAYYTGQSPYTPSVQSAPVMINPPQQQQPAPPPQQPPAPPQGPPKRERKPITIRDPTRGGRDITEEIMSGGRSTSTPTPPQANITEGGSAQTNGEVIPPATDPTRRDDNAEHVASVETPPPLSTTSPESTFEATPEVDIDTVAAEELESPDPVPALEEPVQMVDDQPDPALIPPAATASSSSTEVEVVDSQVSDTVDAPVGPSPPMAQEEKAQASPDPCKKMPEKQQVEEVQVMTEKEGPTEIALAEPVAEVAQAVNPVPTKPEEMPPKVIPDLPQLSVAPQEPESPLPNGLPQDVEELAEEDTTPCDQPDISQSQESTPVAKTTVPVVEELEVKEAEVVAVEEKKEEVVKVAKSEDVSPAPIAVSCPVEESAMQAATSVPKKRRNMKEINKKEAIGDLLDAFTEEQVAKPAPEPSVTPAEPIVVAPAEPSPEVVDETWEEKEDKQNAEPDTKSESADKKYQYKEEQWKPIDPEEKKRYDRKFLLGFQFISASMNKPEGLPSIDDVVLDKVNKTPLRPADPGRLMNVRTDFTPSYVENMGSRSVGGMRGPVPGPRRSQQGPRKEHRKLITSMSLSDDVQLNKAENAWKPSTRKAPKGRADEDVAATTANDEDLTPEQVVTQEILKRLRSILNKLTPQKFQDLMNRVKELTIDTEERLKGAIDLIFEKAILEPSFSVAYANMCRCLTGLKVPTTEKPGYNVTFRKLLLNRCQKEFEKDQDDDEFLDKKQKEMEAAKEGEERERMRVELEEARDKARRRSLGNIKFIGELFKLKMLTEAIMHDCVLKLLKHHDEESLECLCRLLSTIGKDLDFEKAKPRMDQYFTQMEKIINERKTSSRIRFMLQDVLDLKKCNWVPRRGDQGPKTIDQIHKDAEMEEHREQIKVQQQLMSKKDTGGRMGGGMGGRGPHSSGGGRGSQPQDEGWNTVPISKRFYDSSRLKLSKHDNLDLSNQRLAPSGKSWGKGSSGGMGVKTATADQDSRPTTSNNRFGALQQSSSISSDSDRRSSQRSSSSRERGGDRERADRDRERFDRDDRSSRTQNTKRSFSRETEERGGRGGDNRPSAEPMRRVASMTDSRDRGSRDRGSRDRSSRDRGSRDRSSRDRGSRDRGPSKELPAKRESAPAPPPSLPEPAMSEEAMEKKSTAIVDEFLHINDFNEAIRCVEELKSSSALLYVFVRRGMEQTLARSSKARDLIGTLLPKLTMAGALPIPQYFKGLSQILELAEDMAIDIPHIWLYLAEIITPTLLEGSIPMGTLFREISKPLLPQGKAGVLLVQILHLLCKGMTQSKVGALWQEAGLNWTDFLPKDDDVNKFVTDKKVEFTTGEGQSKENTKKALSGNELRQELERLLRDEASDQRIKDWVEANLDVQQRSSNQFLRALMTAVCQLAITADPHKVGAPLILSRVSLLKHFLSDEQKELEGLYALQALMVQMEHPANLLRTFFDKLYDADVISESVFNKWESSKDPAEQNGKGVALKSVTTFFTWLRSPEEECDKD, from the exons ATGAATAAACCACCACAGCCTATAACGGGACCGCCCTCTGTCCCAAACCCCGCCCCTTCCCCCGGATTGACGCAG GCCACTTACGGACCTGGGCAACCTCAGTCTCTTGTTTTTGCCACACCTCCCCCACAAATGAACTCAGCACCTCAGCCAAGACAG TTTGCCGCAGGGCCCCGTACGTTACACCAACAG GGCTACTATTCAAACCGTCCAGCACTGGCCACCAGTGCGCCGAGGGTCCAAACGAGCAGCGGTCCTAGATCCGTTGGACCCACCCATGTCTATCCGGCGGGCTCCCAGATGATGATGATCCCCCAGCAGCAGCTCTCATTCGCCAGCTCGCCGCAGGGTTACTTCCTTCCTGGACAG TACCGTGCCCCTTATATGCCACCTACTCAGCCGTATCCTGTGACTAGCGGTACTGCTGCCTACTATGCGGGAACCAGCCCTGCTGAATATCCTGGCTTTG AGCCCTCTCTTGCTGCGAGGGAGAGGCGGGGTGGCGGGGGGAGAGGCGGCGGCCGAGAGAACGGCCGTCTCTCTCTCCACGGTGCTCCTCTCACCTCCCAGCGCTACCCTG CAGGAGCATACTATACGGGTCAGTCGCCATACACGCCGTCTGTCCAGTCTGCACCGGTCATGATCAACCCTCCCCAGCAACAGCAACCAGCACCCCCTCCCCAGCAACCGCCAGCGCCGCCACAAGGCCCACCAAAGAGGGAACGTAAACCG ATCACAATACGAGACCCTACTCGGGGTGGCCGAGATATCACAGAGGAAATCATGTCTGGCGGAAGGTCCACCTCTACACCAACTCCACCGCAG GCCAACATCACGGAAGGCGGATCTGCGCAGACTAATGGTGAGGTCATTCCACCTGCTACGGACCCAACAAGACGAG ATGATAATGCAGAGCATGTTGCCAGTGTCGAGACCCCACCACCTCTATCAACCACAAGCCCTGAGTCCACGTTTGAGGCCACACCAGAAGTGGATATCGACACTGTGGCGGCTGAAGAATTGGAGTCCCCGGACCCTGTCCCGGCTCTCGAGGAACCCGTGCAAATGGTAGACGACCAGCCTGATCCCGCTCTCATCCCTCCTGCTGCGacggcctcctcctcctcaactGAGGTTGAAGTAGTGGACTCTCAGGTCAGCGACACGGTAGATGCTCCCGTAGGCCCATCGCCTCCGATGGCACAAGAGGAGAAAGCACAGGCGTCCCCAGATCCGTGCAAGAAGATGCCAGAAAAGCAACAAGTCGAGGAGGTGCAAGTGATGACAGAAAAGGAAGGGCCCACAGAAATTGCATTGGCAGAGCCTGTTGCTGAAGTTGCACAAGCAGTTAACCCCGTTCCTACAAAACCAGAGGAAATGCCTCCAAAAGTGATACCTGACCTGCCTCAGCTTTCAGTTGCGCCGCAAGAGCCCGAATCTCCTCTCCCCAATGGCCTCCCTCAGGACGTAGAAGAACTCGCTGAGGAAGACACTACACCCTGTGATCAGCCAGATATTTCTCAATCTCAGGAATCTACACCTGTGGCTAAAACTACAGTGCCAGTGGTGGAAGAATTGGAGGTCAAGGAGGCAGAGGTGGTGGCGGTGGAAGAGAAAAAGGAGGAAGTAGTCAAGGTGGCAAAAAGTGAGGACGTTTCACCTGCTCCCATCGCTGTCAGTTGTCCTGTTGAAGAATCCGCTATGCaag CTGCTACATCTGTGCCAAAGAAGAGGAGGAATATGAAggaaatcaacaaaaaagaGGCCATCGGCGACCTCCTCGATGCCTTCACAGAG GAGCAGGTTGCCAAGCCAGCCCCGGAACCCTCAGTCACTCCAGCGGAACCAATTGTCGTGGCTCCAGCTGAACCTTCTCCTGAGGTCGTAGATGAGACCTGGGAAGAGAAAGAGGACAAGCAGAATGCAGAACCGGACACAAAATCAGAGTCCGCTGACAAGAAATATCAGTACAAGGAAG AGCAATGGAAGCCTATAGACCCCGAAGAAAAGAAACGCTATGACCGAAAATTCCTCCTGGGCTTCCAGTTCATCAGTGCCAGCATGAACAAACCGGAAGGACTGCCTTCTATCGATGATGTGGTCCTGGACAAG GTAAACAAGACTCCACTGCGGCCGGCCGACCCAGGCCGATTGATGAATGTAAGGACAGATTTTACCCCTTCGTATGTGGAGAACATGGGCAGCAGATCAGTGGGAGGAATGCGTGGACCA GTCCCCGGGCCACGGCGATCCCAGCAGGGTCCGCGGAAGGAGCACCGCAAACTCATCACCAGCATGTCGCTCAGTGACGACGTGCAGCTAAACAAGGCAGAGAATGCCTGGAAGCCCTCGACGAGAAAAGCCCCCAAAGGCCGAGCCGACGAAGACGTGGCGGCCACTACAGCAAATGATGAAGACCTTACCCCCGAGCAAGTCGTGACGCAAGAAATCTTGAAGCGATTGCGCAGTATCCTCAACAAACTCACGCCGCAGAAGTTCCAGGATCTGATGAATCGGGTGAAGGAGCTGACCATAGACACGGAAGAGAGACTGAAAGGCGCCATTGACCTCATCTTCGAGAAAGCCATCTTGGAGCCCAGCTTTTCCGTAGCCTATGCCAACATGTGCCGCTGCCTTACTGGG TTGAAAGTCCCCACCACGGAAAAACCTGGATACAATGTGACCTTCCGCAAACTGCTGCTCAACCGCTGTCAGAAAGAGTTTGAGAAGGACCAAGACGATGACGAGTTCTTggacaaaaagcaaaaagagaTGGAGGCTGCCAAAGAA GGCGAAGAGCGTGAGCGCATGCGCGTTGAGCTGGAGGAAGCCCGAGACAAGGCTAGGCGTCGCTCGCTGGGCAACATCAAGTTCATCGGCGAGCTCTTTAAGCTGAAGATGTTGACGGAAGCCATCATGCACGACTGTGTGTTGAAACTACTGAAGCATCATGATGAAGAGTCTTTGGAGTGTCTTTGCAGGCTTCTCTCCACtattggcaaagacctggactTTGAAAAAGCCAAG CCTCGTATGGACCAGTATTTCACTCAAATGGAAAAGATCATCAATGAGAGAAAAACATCATCCCGAATCCGCTTCATGCTTCAAGATGTCTTGGACCTCAAAAAG TGCAACTGGGTGCCCCGTAGAGGAGATCAGGGTCCTAAAACCATTGACCAGATCCACAAGGATGCAGAGATGGAAGAGCACAGGGAGCAAATCAAAGTCCAGCAGCAGCTCATGTCTAAAAAGGACACGGGAGGCAGGATGGGAGGAGGAATGGGCGGCCGAGGACCTCACTCATCGGGAGGGGGCCGAGGCAGCCAGCCCCAGGATGAGGGCTGGAACACGGTGCCCATCTCAAAGAGATTCTATGACTCTTCCCGACTCAAACTCTCTAAG CACGACAATCTGGACCTCAGCAATCAGCGGTTGGCTCCTTCTGGCAAAAGTTGGGGCAAAGGCAGTAGTGGAGGAATGGGTGTCAAAACTGCAACAGCAGACCAGG ACTCTCGCCCTACCACCAGCAACAACCGCTTTGGTGCCCTCCAGCAGTCCAGCTCCATATCCTCCGACTCTGATCGTAGAAGTTCTCAGAG GTCTAGCTCCAGCCGCGAACGAGGCGGCGATAGGGAGCGGGCGGATCGAGACCGTGAACGTTTCGACCGTGACGACCGGAGCAGCCGGACCCAAAACACCAAGCGGAGCTTTAGCAGAGAAACGGAGGAGCGCGGCGGGAGGGGTGGCGATAACCGGCCCTCTGCTGAGCCCATGCGGCGCGTGGCCAGCATGACGGACAGCCGCGACCGGGGTAGCAGAGATCGTGGCAGCAGAGATCGCAGCAGCAGAGACCGAGGAAGCAGAGATCGCAGCAGCAGAGACAGGGGAAGCCGAGACAGAGGTCCAAGCAAAGAGCTACCGG CCAAGCGCGAGAGTGCCCCCGCACCTCCTCCTTCACTTCCCGAACCAGCAATGTCAGAAGAGGCGATGGAGAAGAAATCCACGGCCATCGTTGACGAGTTTCTCCACATCAACGATTTTAAT GAGGCAATCCGGTGTGTGGAAGAGCTGAAAAGCAGCAGTGCGTTACTCTACGTGTTTGTGCGAAGGGGCATGGAGCAGACACTGGCACGCAGCAGCAAAGCGCGTGATCTCATTGGCACACTGCTGCCTAAACTCACCATGGCTGGAGCCTTGCCTATTCCGCAGTATTTCAAAGG GCTCTCACAGATCCTGGAGCTCGCTGAAGACATGGCAATAGACATTCCCCACATCTGGCTCTACTTGGCTGAAATCATTACCCCTACTCTCCTAGAGGGTAGCATCCCTATGGGGACACTCTTCAG GGAGATCTCAAAGCCTCTCCTACCACAGGGGAAGGCTGGTGTGCTACTGGTGCAAATCCTCCATTTGCTTTGCAAAGGAATG ACTCAAAGTAAGGTCGGGGCCCTGTGGCAAGAGGCAGGTTTGAACTGGACCGACTTCCTGCCCAAGGATGATGACGTCAATAAGTTTGTCACTGACAAG AAAGTGGAGTTCACAACTGGAGAGGGTCAGTCCAAGGAGAACACCAAGAAAGCACTGAGCGGAAATGAGCTCAGGCAAGAATTGGAGCGCCTCCTCCGCGATGAGGCTAGCGACCAGCGCATCAAAGACTGGGTGGAG GCCAATCTGGATGTGCAGCAGAGGTCCTCCAACCAGTTTCTACGTGCGCTCATGACTGCCGTGTGCCAGTTGGCCATCACAG CTGACCCGCATAAGGTGGGTGCGCCGCTGATCCTTAGCCGAGTCTCCCTGCTGAAGCACTTCCTGAGCGACGAGCAGAAAGAGCTGGAGGGGCTGTACGCCTTGCAGGCCCTCATGGTGCAAATGGAGCATCCTGCGA
- the eif4g1a gene encoding eukaryotic translation initiation factor 4 gamma 1a isoform X4, translated as MNKPPQPITGPPSVPNPAPSPGLTQATYGPGQPQSLVFATPPPQMNSAPQPRQGYYSNRPALATSAPRVQTSSGPRSVGPTHVYPAGSQMMMIPQQQLSFASSPQGYFLPGQYRAPYMPPTQPYPVTSGTAAYYAGTSPAEYPGFEPSLAARERRGGGGRGGGRENGRLSLHGAPLTSQRYPAGAYYTGQSPYTPSVQSAPVMINPPQQQQPAPPPQQPPAPPQGPPKRERKPITIRDPTRGGRDITEEIMSGGRSTSTPTPPQANITEGGSAQTNGEVIPPATDPTRRDDNAEHVASVETPPPLSTTSPESTFEATPEVDIDTVAAEELESPDPVPALEEPVQMVDDQPDPALIPPAATASSSSTEVEVVDSQVSDTVDAPVGPSPPMAQEEKAQASPDPCKKMPEKQQVEEVQVMTEKEGPTEIALAEPVAEVAQAVNPVPTKPEEMPPKVIPDLPQLSVAPQEPESPLPNGLPQDVEELAEEDTTPCDQPDISQSQESTPVAKTTVPVVEELEVKEAEVVAVEEKKEEVVKVAKSEDVSPAPIAVSCPVEESAMQAATSVPKKRRNMKEINKKEAIGDLLDAFTEEQVAKPAPEPSVTPAEPIVVAPAEPSPEVVDETWEEKEDKQNAEPDTKSESADKKYQYKEEQWKPIDPEEKKRYDRKFLLGFQFISASMNKPEGLPSIDDVVLDKVNKTPLRPADPGRLMNVRTDFTPSYVENMGSRSVGGMRGPVPGPRRSQQGPRKEHRKLITSMSLSDDVQLNKAENAWKPSTRKAPKGRADEDVAATTANDEDLTPEQVVTQEILKRLRSILNKLTPQKFQDLMNRVKELTIDTEERLKGAIDLIFEKAILEPSFSVAYANMCRCLTGLKVPTTEKPGYNVTFRKLLLNRCQKEFEKDQDDDEFLDKKQKEMEAAKEGEERERMRVELEEARDKARRRSLGNIKFIGELFKLKMLTEAIMHDCVLKLLKHHDEESLECLCRLLSTIGKDLDFEKAKPRMDQYFTQMEKIINERKTSSRIRFMLQDVLDLKKCNWVPRRGDQGPKTIDQIHKDAEMEEHREQIKVQQQLMSKKDTGGRMGGGMGGRGPHSSGGGRGSQPQDEGWNTVPISKRFYDSSRLKLSKHDNLDLSNQRLAPSGKSWGKGSSGGMGVKTATADQDSRPTTSNNRFGALQQSSSISSDSDRRSSQRSSSSRERGGDRERADRDRERFDRDDRSSRTQNTKRSFSRETEERGGRGGDNRPSAEPMRRVASMTDSRDRGSRDRGSRDRSSRDRGSRDRSSRDRGSRDRGPSKELPAKRESAPAPPPSLPEPAMSEEAMEKKSTAIVDEFLHINDFNEAIRCVEELKSSSALLYVFVRRGMEQTLARSSKARDLIGTLLPKLTMAGALPIPQYFKGLSQILELAEDMAIDIPHIWLYLAEIITPTLLEGSIPMGTLFREISKPLLPQGKAGVLLVQILHLLCKGMTQSKVGALWQEAGLNWTDFLPKDDDVNKFVTDKKVEFTTGEGQSKENTKKALSGNELRQELERLLRDEASDQRIKDWVEANLDVQQRSSNQFLRALMTAVCQLAITADPHKVGAPLILSRVSLLKHFLSDEQKELEGLYALQALMVQMEHPANLLRTFFDKLYDADVISESVFNKWESSKDPAEQNGKGVALKSVTTFFTWLRSPEEECDKD; from the exons ATGAATAAACCACCACAGCCTATAACGGGACCGCCCTCTGTCCCAAACCCCGCCCCTTCCCCCGGATTGACGCAG GCCACTTACGGACCTGGGCAACCTCAGTCTCTTGTTTTTGCCACACCTCCCCCACAAATGAACTCAGCACCTCAGCCAAGACAG GGCTACTATTCAAACCGTCCAGCACTGGCCACCAGTGCGCCGAGGGTCCAAACGAGCAGCGGTCCTAGATCCGTTGGACCCACCCATGTCTATCCGGCGGGCTCCCAGATGATGATGATCCCCCAGCAGCAGCTCTCATTCGCCAGCTCGCCGCAGGGTTACTTCCTTCCTGGACAG TACCGTGCCCCTTATATGCCACCTACTCAGCCGTATCCTGTGACTAGCGGTACTGCTGCCTACTATGCGGGAACCAGCCCTGCTGAATATCCTGGCTTTG AGCCCTCTCTTGCTGCGAGGGAGAGGCGGGGTGGCGGGGGGAGAGGCGGCGGCCGAGAGAACGGCCGTCTCTCTCTCCACGGTGCTCCTCTCACCTCCCAGCGCTACCCTG CAGGAGCATACTATACGGGTCAGTCGCCATACACGCCGTCTGTCCAGTCTGCACCGGTCATGATCAACCCTCCCCAGCAACAGCAACCAGCACCCCCTCCCCAGCAACCGCCAGCGCCGCCACAAGGCCCACCAAAGAGGGAACGTAAACCG ATCACAATACGAGACCCTACTCGGGGTGGCCGAGATATCACAGAGGAAATCATGTCTGGCGGAAGGTCCACCTCTACACCAACTCCACCGCAG GCCAACATCACGGAAGGCGGATCTGCGCAGACTAATGGTGAGGTCATTCCACCTGCTACGGACCCAACAAGACGAG ATGATAATGCAGAGCATGTTGCCAGTGTCGAGACCCCACCACCTCTATCAACCACAAGCCCTGAGTCCACGTTTGAGGCCACACCAGAAGTGGATATCGACACTGTGGCGGCTGAAGAATTGGAGTCCCCGGACCCTGTCCCGGCTCTCGAGGAACCCGTGCAAATGGTAGACGACCAGCCTGATCCCGCTCTCATCCCTCCTGCTGCGacggcctcctcctcctcaactGAGGTTGAAGTAGTGGACTCTCAGGTCAGCGACACGGTAGATGCTCCCGTAGGCCCATCGCCTCCGATGGCACAAGAGGAGAAAGCACAGGCGTCCCCAGATCCGTGCAAGAAGATGCCAGAAAAGCAACAAGTCGAGGAGGTGCAAGTGATGACAGAAAAGGAAGGGCCCACAGAAATTGCATTGGCAGAGCCTGTTGCTGAAGTTGCACAAGCAGTTAACCCCGTTCCTACAAAACCAGAGGAAATGCCTCCAAAAGTGATACCTGACCTGCCTCAGCTTTCAGTTGCGCCGCAAGAGCCCGAATCTCCTCTCCCCAATGGCCTCCCTCAGGACGTAGAAGAACTCGCTGAGGAAGACACTACACCCTGTGATCAGCCAGATATTTCTCAATCTCAGGAATCTACACCTGTGGCTAAAACTACAGTGCCAGTGGTGGAAGAATTGGAGGTCAAGGAGGCAGAGGTGGTGGCGGTGGAAGAGAAAAAGGAGGAAGTAGTCAAGGTGGCAAAAAGTGAGGACGTTTCACCTGCTCCCATCGCTGTCAGTTGTCCTGTTGAAGAATCCGCTATGCaag CTGCTACATCTGTGCCAAAGAAGAGGAGGAATATGAAggaaatcaacaaaaaagaGGCCATCGGCGACCTCCTCGATGCCTTCACAGAG GAGCAGGTTGCCAAGCCAGCCCCGGAACCCTCAGTCACTCCAGCGGAACCAATTGTCGTGGCTCCAGCTGAACCTTCTCCTGAGGTCGTAGATGAGACCTGGGAAGAGAAAGAGGACAAGCAGAATGCAGAACCGGACACAAAATCAGAGTCCGCTGACAAGAAATATCAGTACAAGGAAG AGCAATGGAAGCCTATAGACCCCGAAGAAAAGAAACGCTATGACCGAAAATTCCTCCTGGGCTTCCAGTTCATCAGTGCCAGCATGAACAAACCGGAAGGACTGCCTTCTATCGATGATGTGGTCCTGGACAAG GTAAACAAGACTCCACTGCGGCCGGCCGACCCAGGCCGATTGATGAATGTAAGGACAGATTTTACCCCTTCGTATGTGGAGAACATGGGCAGCAGATCAGTGGGAGGAATGCGTGGACCA GTCCCCGGGCCACGGCGATCCCAGCAGGGTCCGCGGAAGGAGCACCGCAAACTCATCACCAGCATGTCGCTCAGTGACGACGTGCAGCTAAACAAGGCAGAGAATGCCTGGAAGCCCTCGACGAGAAAAGCCCCCAAAGGCCGAGCCGACGAAGACGTGGCGGCCACTACAGCAAATGATGAAGACCTTACCCCCGAGCAAGTCGTGACGCAAGAAATCTTGAAGCGATTGCGCAGTATCCTCAACAAACTCACGCCGCAGAAGTTCCAGGATCTGATGAATCGGGTGAAGGAGCTGACCATAGACACGGAAGAGAGACTGAAAGGCGCCATTGACCTCATCTTCGAGAAAGCCATCTTGGAGCCCAGCTTTTCCGTAGCCTATGCCAACATGTGCCGCTGCCTTACTGGG TTGAAAGTCCCCACCACGGAAAAACCTGGATACAATGTGACCTTCCGCAAACTGCTGCTCAACCGCTGTCAGAAAGAGTTTGAGAAGGACCAAGACGATGACGAGTTCTTggacaaaaagcaaaaagagaTGGAGGCTGCCAAAGAA GGCGAAGAGCGTGAGCGCATGCGCGTTGAGCTGGAGGAAGCCCGAGACAAGGCTAGGCGTCGCTCGCTGGGCAACATCAAGTTCATCGGCGAGCTCTTTAAGCTGAAGATGTTGACGGAAGCCATCATGCACGACTGTGTGTTGAAACTACTGAAGCATCATGATGAAGAGTCTTTGGAGTGTCTTTGCAGGCTTCTCTCCACtattggcaaagacctggactTTGAAAAAGCCAAG CCTCGTATGGACCAGTATTTCACTCAAATGGAAAAGATCATCAATGAGAGAAAAACATCATCCCGAATCCGCTTCATGCTTCAAGATGTCTTGGACCTCAAAAAG TGCAACTGGGTGCCCCGTAGAGGAGATCAGGGTCCTAAAACCATTGACCAGATCCACAAGGATGCAGAGATGGAAGAGCACAGGGAGCAAATCAAAGTCCAGCAGCAGCTCATGTCTAAAAAGGACACGGGAGGCAGGATGGGAGGAGGAATGGGCGGCCGAGGACCTCACTCATCGGGAGGGGGCCGAGGCAGCCAGCCCCAGGATGAGGGCTGGAACACGGTGCCCATCTCAAAGAGATTCTATGACTCTTCCCGACTCAAACTCTCTAAG CACGACAATCTGGACCTCAGCAATCAGCGGTTGGCTCCTTCTGGCAAAAGTTGGGGCAAAGGCAGTAGTGGAGGAATGGGTGTCAAAACTGCAACAGCAGACCAGG ACTCTCGCCCTACCACCAGCAACAACCGCTTTGGTGCCCTCCAGCAGTCCAGCTCCATATCCTCCGACTCTGATCGTAGAAGTTCTCAGAG GTCTAGCTCCAGCCGCGAACGAGGCGGCGATAGGGAGCGGGCGGATCGAGACCGTGAACGTTTCGACCGTGACGACCGGAGCAGCCGGACCCAAAACACCAAGCGGAGCTTTAGCAGAGAAACGGAGGAGCGCGGCGGGAGGGGTGGCGATAACCGGCCCTCTGCTGAGCCCATGCGGCGCGTGGCCAGCATGACGGACAGCCGCGACCGGGGTAGCAGAGATCGTGGCAGCAGAGATCGCAGCAGCAGAGACCGAGGAAGCAGAGATCGCAGCAGCAGAGACAGGGGAAGCCGAGACAGAGGTCCAAGCAAAGAGCTACCGG CCAAGCGCGAGAGTGCCCCCGCACCTCCTCCTTCACTTCCCGAACCAGCAATGTCAGAAGAGGCGATGGAGAAGAAATCCACGGCCATCGTTGACGAGTTTCTCCACATCAACGATTTTAAT GAGGCAATCCGGTGTGTGGAAGAGCTGAAAAGCAGCAGTGCGTTACTCTACGTGTTTGTGCGAAGGGGCATGGAGCAGACACTGGCACGCAGCAGCAAAGCGCGTGATCTCATTGGCACACTGCTGCCTAAACTCACCATGGCTGGAGCCTTGCCTATTCCGCAGTATTTCAAAGG GCTCTCACAGATCCTGGAGCTCGCTGAAGACATGGCAATAGACATTCCCCACATCTGGCTCTACTTGGCTGAAATCATTACCCCTACTCTCCTAGAGGGTAGCATCCCTATGGGGACACTCTTCAG GGAGATCTCAAAGCCTCTCCTACCACAGGGGAAGGCTGGTGTGCTACTGGTGCAAATCCTCCATTTGCTTTGCAAAGGAATG ACTCAAAGTAAGGTCGGGGCCCTGTGGCAAGAGGCAGGTTTGAACTGGACCGACTTCCTGCCCAAGGATGATGACGTCAATAAGTTTGTCACTGACAAG AAAGTGGAGTTCACAACTGGAGAGGGTCAGTCCAAGGAGAACACCAAGAAAGCACTGAGCGGAAATGAGCTCAGGCAAGAATTGGAGCGCCTCCTCCGCGATGAGGCTAGCGACCAGCGCATCAAAGACTGGGTGGAG GCCAATCTGGATGTGCAGCAGAGGTCCTCCAACCAGTTTCTACGTGCGCTCATGACTGCCGTGTGCCAGTTGGCCATCACAG CTGACCCGCATAAGGTGGGTGCGCCGCTGATCCTTAGCCGAGTCTCCCTGCTGAAGCACTTCCTGAGCGACGAGCAGAAAGAGCTGGAGGGGCTGTACGCCTTGCAGGCCCTCATGGTGCAAATGGAGCATCCTGCGA